The Ischnura elegans chromosome 9, ioIscEleg1.1, whole genome shotgun sequence genome includes the window ATTCAAACATTTTACTAAAACTAAAACTTATTAATTGTACCCAAGAGTTTTATCAAATGTTAAGTTtttgtttctgagaaaaaatggACTAATGTTTACTCCATGTGCTTCGAAATTTTTCAACATAATAGCATACCATAAAAGTAGTGAAACGGCACGAATAAAAAAGAAACCCAATGGGTCAAGCGGGAGTGATGCGCCCTTTCAAACAGGAAAACTAGTGAGACAAAAGAGTGGTGTCTAATCAATGCATTTCCATTCCCACAGTTCGTCGTCTTCGCCGCCCTCGTGGCCGTCGCCCAGGCCGGCTACTTCGCCCCCCAACTGGCCTACCACGCACCCATCGCCTACGCCGCCGCGCCCATCACCAAGACCGTTGTCGCCGCACCAGTCGCCAAGGCCGTCGCCGTCGACACCGACTTCGACCCCAACCCTCAATACAGCTTCTCCTACGACGTCCAGGATGCCCTGACCGGAGACTCCAAGGGACAGAGCGAGTCCCGCGACGGAGACGTCGTCAAGGGCAGCTACAACTTCTTGGAGGCCGACGGAACCCGCCGCGttgtcgagtacaccgccgaccccgtcaacggattcaacgccgtcgtccgCAACGAAGCCGCCGCTAAGGTCGCCGTCGCTAAGGTTGCCGCCCCTGTCGCCGTCGCCAAGGTTGCCACCCCTGTTGCCTACCACGCTCCCCTTGCCTACCACGCTCCCCTTGCCTACCACGCACCCCTGGCCTACCACGCCCCTGCCTACCACACCAAGATCATCGGTTAAGAAGGGCAACACCGCCGTCCTGGTACCCCCAACGCCCACCTTATCTATTTGACCCTAATTTATTGTACGAATGTCAATAAACCAAATGCAAATCTAATATGTTATTTTTCTTGAATGTCCACAAACGATCCTCATCAACGTCATGTGATTCTTTCCTAGCGAATAATTTGCGTGAAGTTTACTAGGGATTCCCATCGGTTTAAATTCGTTCGTTTGAGATTCAATGGATTTAGCGTCCGTTGAATCGTTGGGCGTGGAATcccatttcaaagaaaataaaaattggtacaACTTTTCCTTTTTATCCTATTTGCGTAGATCTCTCCAGTCAATTTAAACATCATCGTTTTTTGTTCAATCAAACTCACTCTTTCACTCTGATGACGGTGGAAGAGTCGTCAGTTAAAACATTGCTGCCATAAAACGGAATACATCGGTAGAAAGGCCGAGATCACTTAAATCAAATGCTGAACATTCGTTACCACTGGCCTGTCTTGGTAGCCCAAAATTCAAAATGTCGTCGCATCAAAAAGCAACAATTTAAGGATATACCCGACGCAGCTCTTGGCTAAATTGACTGTTAAgcttatctaacgatttgatcgttggatcattcttcctcatagaatgatcctccaaagtcgttagaacattaatagctttgctttgTTTCGCTTTTTACTAGGCCTTCTtcacttctatagcgttgaggtgtttttccttctctcgttccttccgcacctatccactcccagaggcgtcgtcgggctcctatcgcggcggtgcctctttccttttccctgcctctccagcccctccccgggtgatcgggcgtataagccactggcttggttcccggccccggtgcgttgtatcctcgaaggaatcgccctgaaccctcatactctttggcCGTTAAGCTCATacgaaaatcctccaaaatcgctggcacattaatggctttgcctggtttcgctatttagttgggcccccttcgcttctatactttgaggtgtttttccccgtcccaccCCTTCCGAACCTAttctaccccagaggcgtcgatgggctcctatcgcggcggcgcctctttcctttttccttcctctccagcccctccccgggagatcgggcgtataagtctctgacttggttaccggccccggtgtgttgtatccttaccCGGCCCCAGTGTGTAAGGGCTCCCCTAAGCCCTCATTCGCTGACCGTTTAGCTATCTACCGGAAAtcaaagaaatttccttcctcatagggaaGTTAGTCTTTCTGTAAAAAGAGCAAGTAATGGTTTAGCTAGTAGTAGGGCCCGCCcacctctgtgacggtgcggcgTTACACATCCctacccttccattcctatccactccttggaggcgtcgtcgggctccttacGCGGCgcgcagtgggctgaaatcgaaaaaaagctggacaaaacctcgaaaacgattttttcgagtgcggaaattgaaactttgcacagttattgtaaaaacattagtgcatttttttacgcaaaccgtttttcatcggaaattttttttggaaacaaattacttggcctcaaagttgaacaaattttgccacaattgcccgcattgaatttttttctaaattcagcaTGTTGACaataatgccacaccttctgtagtaatttaACAGACAC containing:
- the LOC124165016 gene encoding cuticle protein 18.6-like, producing MAFKLFVLAALVAVAAAGFAPIAVDTDYDPNPHYSYSYDVQDAVTGDSKGASETRDGDVVKGSYNFLEADGTRRVVEYTADPVNGYNAVVRNEAAGKVAVAKVATPVAYHAPIAYHAPVAYHAPYAAYHQPLAYHTKGMLYKSPPKRPPSTRTSPFSSSNNMAFKFVVFAALVAVAQAGYFAPQLAYHAPIAYAAAPITKTVVAAPVAKAVAVDTDFDPNPQYSFSYDVQDALTGDSKGQSESRDGDVVKGSYNFLEADGTRRVVEYTADPVNGFNAVVRNEAAAKVAVAKVAAPVAVAKVATPVAYHAPLAYHAPLAYHAPLAYHAPAYHTKIIG